A single Hippocampus zosterae strain Florida chromosome 19, ASM2543408v3, whole genome shotgun sequence DNA region contains:
- the LOC127592688 gene encoding pro-opiomelanocortin-like, protein MECPCWLSVLLVVFLSIPAFGSECSICQKINKGRRLVCLQLCKSASQTERPALGAVALNTSEENKVNTSESIVRAKADKRRSYPMEHFRWSKPHRNKTQERRPGSRNAKRGYSIEHFRWGKPHRTVTPKLGHRGSKRSPYVIEHFRWNKPVARKHKPVKIFTFLTDIGGSPQAVLHPQARSHLNSKEDRSQMPARPQGRKTRLQRGSPENADMEKTDVNNAQGVLADMFRDILLKDVERIVG, encoded by the exons ATGGAGTGTCCATGTTGGTTGTCGGTGCTGCTGGTGGTGTTCTTGTCCATCCCGGCGTTCGGGTCCGAGTGCTCCATCTGCCAAAAGATCAACAAAGGGAGGCGATTG GTCTGCCTGCAACTCTGCAAATCAGCGAGCCAGACGGAGCGTCCCGCTCTCGGCGCGGTGGCCCTTAACACCAGCGAGGAAAACAAAGTCAACACGTCAGAGTCGATCGTCAGAGCGAAAGCCGACAAGCGGCGCTCCTACCCGATGGAGCACTTCCGCTGGAGCAAACCCCACAGGAACAAGACACAGGAACGCAGACCGGGGTCTCGCAACGCCAAAAGGGGCTACTCCATCGAGCACTTCCGCTGGGGTAAACCCCACCGGACCGTGACACCCAAGCTGGGACACAGAGGCTCCAAGAGAAGCCCCTACGTGATCGAGCACTTCCGATGGAACAAACCCGTCGCCCGTAAACACAAACCGGTCAAGATCTTTACCTTCCTGACGGACATCGGCGGTTCACCGCAGGCTGTTCTCCACCCTCAGGCTCGCAGTCATCTGAACAGCAAGGAGGACCGTAGTCAGATGCCGGCGAGGCCCCAGGGGAGAAAGACCCGCTTACAAAGGGGGAGTCCGGAGAATGCCGACATGGAGAAGACGGATGTCAATAACGCTCAGGGAGTGCTGGCCGACATGTTCAGGGACATTCTACTGAAGGATGTAGAGAGGATAGTGGGCTGA